In bacterium, the genomic window AATTACAATCTTCAATTTAGTTAACCTCCAATCCTATTGAAATCTTAAATTTTCTGTCATTTCCGAGTATACCCGAAGAATCTCTTTGGTTCTTAATTAATCAAGACAAGCACTACTAAGTTTGCGAGACTTTTCTCCGCTCAGAGTGACGTCTTTGATCTTTTTGCTTGCAGAGCCTCTTTGACAAAGAGCTTCATTTTTTCTTTAAATCTTTCTTTAGAAAATTTTTCTGCTTGCTTCTTTGCTTCTTGAGGATCAAATTCCATTTTTTCGAATTTTCTAACTGCCTCTATTATAGACTCTTCTGTCTGCTCTGAGAAAAAAACTCCGGTTTTTCCTTCGACAATTGTTTCGAGAGCCCCACCTTTTCCAAAAGCGATGACAGCTTTGCCCGCGGCTTGGGCTTCGACTGGGACAATCCCAAAGTCTTCCTCAGTTGGAAAAATCAAGGCTCGACAGTCTTTCATGTAAGCCGCTACTTGGCTATCAGCTAGCCTTCCCAAAAACTCAATGTTGGGCTCGGCCATTGCTTTTAGAGTTGTCAGAGCTGGGCCGTCACCAATTATTTTTAGTGGATAACCGAGTTTGTTGAAAGCTTTGACGGCAATATCAATTTTTTTATAGCCCCCAAGACGGGAAACAATGAGATAGAAAAATTTATTTGGCCTTGATACTTGATCTTTGATACTGGGTACGCTGGCAAAGCGAGCTGTCTCTACTGGGGGGTAAAGCACCGTCGCCGGGACACCATATTTATCTTTAATTCGTTTTTTGATTTCTTCAGAATTGGCGATGACAAAATCGATTTTTTTCATCGCTGCCCGATCTGCCAAGCGCAAAAGGTTTTTAACAACCGGGACAGTAAGTCGGTAGATTGGCTCCAAGTATTTATCAAAACCGCGGTGTCGGTAGCCGGTCAGTTCTTGATCGTAGCCGTAGAGGAATCTCGGTGGAGTGTTGATATAGGCAATGTGAAACCCACCTTTTTTTGCTCGAGCAAATTTGGCGGCGTAGGAGGAGACACTGATCACAATATCTGCGTCGGTCTTCTGCAACCGAAAGGCCAGGGGATAAAGAAAGAAGTAGTGTTTGTTTAAATAATGAGCAAAAGGAAGTTTTTGTATTAAATTAGTGTGAATTCGACTCGGATCAATTTTTAGCCAAGAATCCATCAACTTTTTATCATAAATAGAAGTGTAGATCTGGGCTTCCGGCCAGATTTCTGCTAAGGCTCCAACGACCCGTTCTCCTCCACCATACTGGTTGAGAAAGTCGTTGACAATTGCCACACTTGGTTGCTTGCTAAACATAGGTTCCAATTATAGCGCTTTAGCGATACAAGCGCGAGTCTTTCGGGCTTATACAAGTTTAGACTGCTGCAAGCGATTTCAATTGCTTATAGCGCGCGGCACAAGCGCGAGCCGAGTACTTCTCAAAGCTAAGCTTGACCACTTAGCCAAATTCAGCATATGATTTTTAAGTAGATGAAACTAAAACTTGCCATCTTTTCTTTTGTTTTTATCCTCCTTTCCCTGGCCCAAATCAACAAAATAACCACTCGGGAATTTGTTTTGGACGAATACATTTGGATACCTGCGGGAATAACTTTCGTTGACAAACTTTCTCATGGTGAGTTTGAAAAAACCAACCTCTCCACCCGCCCAGGAGTAACCGTTGAAATAGTTACTGGAACAACTACAACCTTGGTGCGCAGGCTCAATAATCAAAAAGATCTTTTTACCACACAGATTAGCGAGAATGAAATTTTTGTAAATCGAGTAGTCATCGGGCTGATACTTGCTCTTCTTGCCAGCTTGTCTTTCTTCCCTTTATCTATTTTATTGGGTCAACGCAACGCAGCCCTAGGTACTCTTTTACTAGGTCTAAACCCGTTGTTAATACGCCTTCAGGCTGCTTGGACCGATCTTTTTTTAGCTTTGTTTTTGGTTTTAAGTTTATTTTGTTACTTGGTGTTTTGGGAAAAGAAAAACAAGAGTTTTCTCTTTCTTTCTGCCCTAGCCTTTGGTCTTGCCCTTGCTTCAAAAGCTTTCGCCATCATTCTAATACCAAGTCTAGCCCTTTCTTCGATCTGGTTTAACTTCAACAAAGAAAACGTTAAAAACGCTTTGCGCTCAGTCTTTGTAGTTTTCGCAGGCGGTTTAGCAATCGTTTACCTTATTTACCCTTTCCTTTGGGTCAAACCGTTTGGACTTTTTTTTCGTTATCCAGAGCTGACCAACAATTTTTCAACCAGTGTGACAGATCAATACTTTGGATCTTTTAGTGTCTTTTTCTACCCCTACAATCTTTTTCTCTATGATTTCTTTTTAGCCGTTTTGGTTTCTCTTTTATTGCTACCAACAATTCTTCACTTGGTCCGAAAGCGAAGTTGGCCAAACATAATCCAATTTCCGGTTCTGTTCTTCCTTCTAAACCTGGTGGCTTTATTGATAGTGTCACAAGCGAAGTACCTCACTCACAACACCGGCCAAAATATTGCGGGTTATCGCTATTTTGCCCCAGCCGTTTTCTCGCTGATCTTGTTTCTAGTGGCATCAAGCGCTTTCGTTGCTGAAAAAGTGAATTTTTGGGGAAGAAAATCTTCTGTTCCAAAAATCTTTCCCTTTTTAGTACTGGGCTATTACCTTTTCGAATTTTTCTTTTGGAGATAGAGTGAAGAATAATTTAGTTCAGAGGGTTCGACGAGAAAGAGTGCGTTCTTCCTCGTCGGTGTCTATGCAATCACTAACGCACTAGGTGCTAGAACATGATTTTCGCCGAGTTGTCAAAGCCCCAATCTTCAACAAAGAAGTTGGCCCAGATCACTGTTCCAACAATCATGAGGATGGTGAGGGCTACTGGTATCAGCTCCCATTTTCTCCTCTGTGTATCAGTTGTCAAACTGAAAACGGCCAGCACCATGGTGGCCGCAGCCAGGTCAAAGACTGGCTTGTTCACCCCAAAGCTCGCGGCGAAGACGACCATCGCCAGGATGAAAACCCAGGTGAAGCGTTCGCGGATCCAAGTCATCTCACTACTCCTTTCGACTTGCGCCGTTACGCAAATCTCTCGATGATGATCTTGACTGGCACCGCCAGCAGAAGCAGCAAGGCACTCAGACCACCACCGCTGTGGATCCAAAAGTCGCGCCGGTTGGCACGACCGTTGAACTCAACACCTTCTTCGGTGATCAGGTAGGTCTTGTCGACCACCTCGATCCTGATCCACTCGATCAACTTGAACCACAACACGGCACTGACTACCGCTGCGGGCAAGAAGACTAGCGGGTGGATTCCCAAAACCCACACCAGCAGAGGTGGCAGTACCGGCAGTAGCAGCGGTACTCCAATCTTCTTGTAGAAAGGCGTGTGGTCCTTGCCACAAATCAAGTCGTGGGCGATTCTAGCCGACACGAACTCGAGTCCGGGATGACTTTCCCTTGCCTGAGCCACGACTCCTCCTTCCGGCTTTCGCCAGCTTCCCGATCAGGCACTGACAGGTGATTTCTTCTGCGCCACCACCAAAACACCCAAACGCATCAGATTGATTCCTGCCACCCTAACCGCACCAACATCGGCAAGATCATCTCGCGAGTCGGACTTGATGAAAAGGGTCAACCAAAAACCCGGACCAAGTTGCAACAAGAATTCTGCGTCAGGAAGATATCCTCGGATGTCCGTCAGATGAAACCTCACGTTTTCCCTGAGAAGATCCTCTACCCTCCCAAGACGATCGAGTTCCTGCTCGTCAGTCGTTGCCTCCTTGGCGGCAGCCAACACTATAGCCACTGCCTTGTCAGCTCCATCTTCATCACTGAAGAAAGCGTGATCCACAACTACCTCCTTGGCATTTGCCTGTTTCTTCCGGTTAGAGCAATTATACTTCTCGTCAGCAAATGAAGGTGTATAATCCAAATCAGCAACACGAAACGAGAGAGCCGAAAGGCTAGAAGGAGATTACCCATGCTCGATGACAAGGTAGGTGAGACCTTTGCCTTTGACCTGGACTGTACTCGCGATTGGTATCCAGTCGGAGATATAACCGAGGATGAAGCATGGAATTTAGCCAACTCCGCTGCTCCTCATAGCCAGTGGAATGATGAGGAGATCACCGCCTTCATCGGCTACCAATACGCTACTGGCAAACGGGATTGGCCTGAGGAAATTGCTCTGGTTGTCACGGTCGATGAGCAGTTTGCCCATGCAGTCGTGCGCTGGGAAGGCAACTACTACCGTCTGCGACGGAAAGTTGAACCAGTGGCTGTATAACAAGGAGAAGACGATGCCAACTGCACAAGAGTCAGCCTACAGAGAACGTCTCAAGAACAGCTGGTGTGCGGTTGCGGCAGCACTGACTACACACAGGTCTGCGACCGTGGCAAGCCCAAGAACGGCCCGCCAGGGCTCTACTGTCAATCCTGTTTCGAGGAGGCTGACGAGGATTAGCCAAAAGGCTGGAGGAGAGTTTTCCATGGAAACTTTGCGGTTCCCGGACGATTATGACAGAATGAGCCTTTGGCTCGCGACCACACCCGATGGCAGACGGATTGTTGAGGGGAAATTGGAAGAGTTCCCCAATCTCTTCTCCGAACAGTTCGATCAAGGACTTCGGGAGTTGGGATTCGACAGCGCCAATCTGCTGCGGGTCAAAGAATTAGCCTTGGATTGGCATAGGCAAGGTAGTTCTCAACGCGGACGGCTTTCCAGAATCGATGTGGCCCTACTGCGAGCAGTCGAGCAGCAGTTGAGCATGTCTTTGGTGAGCCCACCACTAAAAGTCCGTCTTGAGAAACTCTCAAAGGAACTGCGACAAAACTCGCGCAAACGGCGTGGCCAGCGGACCGAGAGTCTGCGGGGTGCTGGTAACATCGTCATCGGACCCGGTTGTTAGGAGGTGATCCGTGGCAGGTAACGCAACGGAACGACTACAAATTCGATACCGCAACGGCCGAGCGGTAAAACGCCCGCCTTGGGAAGAAGATCGAGGTGGAATGGTTGTGGTACCAGTTCACTCACCACTGCCGGTGTCGCAGATACCAAAAGGGCGGGAGTAGAGGAGAAGGTCATGACACGCAAGCGAGGGCGCAAACAGCGCAAGCCCAAGCTTACCGTTGAACAAGTCTGGTCCAGAATGGAGCGCTCGCTTGAGGAATGGGAGAAGAAATTACCCAAAGCCTCGGACAAGACGCTCCACATGGTTATCAACTGATAATCAACGGGGCGCAGGATCGACAACACGAGCGACCAAAACTTTTTTGGCCGCTCGCTCCGTTTTTTAGGACCTCTTCCCAAAAAATGTATAATGAAAAGACTGTGCGGCTTTTTTCCTTTCTTCTCCTTAGTTTAATAGTCCTTTCCTTCCCAGGGAGTATCTTCGCCCACGGTTCTGGTCCCCCAATCCTGCTTATGAATGGAAAGTATGCAAACAACAACCCTATCTTTACCTCGAGCACTACTGATATTCCCTTGGGAATGGATGTAGCACCGGAAAATTATTTAGTTAATACCCAGGTTAAGTTTTCCCTGACCCGCAAGAATTTGCCGGCTCCAAAAGAAGTCATCGATCGCTCTACTTTCGGCTGGAACTTTGCTGATGGCAGGCAGGGCAGCGGGTTAACCGTTTCTCATACCTTTACCAAACCAGGCACTTATATCGTCAAAATCACCGTCAAAGACCCGACTCAAAATACGGTTTTTGATCTCAATACCGTGCAGCTGAATATTCTGCCCAACAAAGACTACTCCCTACCGCAAGCCAAGATAAAAATTAACGGTAAGCTGGTTGCAGACCCCCTCAAGGACACTTTCAAAGTCAAAAAAGGAGACGAAATTGAATTTGATGCGAGCCAATCTGTTGGCGATGGTTTGTCCTACCAATGGGACTTTGGTGATGGGGTGGCACAGAGAGGAAAGACTATAAAACATACCTACGCTGCCGACTTCTTCCCTAGTTTTCCACTGCTACGGGTCACTGACAAAAACGGCCTCTACAACGATACTTTTGCTGAGTTTTTTGGTCCTGAAGGTGGAGAAGGCTTTTTCCCAAACCCAGCCTACAAAGTCAATGATAGCAAAACTTCTTCTCCAACTGCTTCAGCAAACTCAAAATCTAAAACTGACTTTCCTCTTTTACCTGCTCTGGGAATTGGAGGGGTAGTAGTATTTCTGACTCTAACTTTTTATTTGACCAAGCTTCGTCGCCAAGTGAAAAATAAGTAATTTTGTTTTAACTCTTTTTTCCCACTTGGTTGTAAACCGCGAGTGTTTGCTCTGCCATTTTCCGCCAGGAAAACTGCCTGACTCTTTCTTGCCCAGCTTTGGTTAACCCTTCTCTGAGCTTTTTGTTCTCTGCAACTTCTTTTACTTTTTTCGCAAGCTCGGGGGGCTTGTGCGGATCGAAATAGACTGCCGCAGTAGCGTAAACTTCAGGTAAACTTGAAATTTTGGCCGCAATGACCGGACAGAGACAGGCCATTGCCTCCAAACCCGGAAGCCCAAAGCCCTCAGAGAGGGAGGGAAAAACAAAGGCGAGCGCCTCCTGAAAAAGAATGACGAGCTCTTCATTGGGAACAAAACCAACAAACTTGACCCGATCTTCCAAACCGAGATCTTTAACTTCTTCCTGCACTTTTTCGGTAAAGCGGTTTCGGGCCCCGACGATGACCAGTTTAGTTTTGGGTTCAAGAAGGCGCAGAGCTTCGAAAATGACCTGGATGTTTTTGTAAGGAAAAAGGTTTCCCACGTAAAGCAAGTACGGGTCTCTCACTCCGAAGCTCTCCAAAACTTTTTTCTTTTGCCCTTCAGCAACTTTCTTTTCTCCAAGGGACAAGAAAATCTGGTCTGCGGCTTCGTAGGTCACTTCAATTTTTGAAGGCTTGACCCCAAAGCTAGCGGCAACTTTCTTTTTGATAAATTCCGATGGAACTAGAATTTTGCTTGCCCGTTTCACGGCTTGGTTGGCGACAATCTTGTAACCAGCACTTTTGACAAAATAAATTGGTTTCATTCTTGTCGTTGCCGCACTACCACCAAACTCGTTGGTAGTCGTGTCATGAACTGTGACGACAAATTTTCCGCCCCAAAGCAAGGGTACGTTGAGGTGGGGGAAATGAACCAAATCTGGCTTTTCGCGAGTAAGAACCGCCGGCACGACGACTTGCTCTTTGACCGAGTACCATTTGGCATCAGTGAGGACTTTTTTGAAATTGGAGCTCTCCGGGTTGAAAAGGGGGTAGTTGTTTTTGCGTAGGAGAACAACATACTCATTCTCTGTGTCAATTTTCACCAACTCGTTTAGTAGATTTTCAACGTAACGGCCGATTCCGGTCCCTTCTGGACCAAAGAAACGCGCGTCAATGGCAATTTTCATTTTGAAGTAACTAGCGAGCAAATATAAATTCGCTTCGCTCTTTGTAATTTACGATTCTAGATCTCTTCGCTCTCTGCGCTGCAAGCGTCTTCAACCGCGATCCAAATTCTTGGTTTCTTAAGCAAACACCCTTCCTGGTCGATACGATGCTACTTAGACCTGCCTTCTTTCCCTAAAACTTCCCTGATAAGCTTGCCGCTTTCTTCGATCATACGGCTTTTAGTAAATTTTTCCAGAGCGCTGCTGTAAGCTTCTTGCGTAAACTTCTCTACTTTGATTTTATCATCCAAGGCTTCGAGCAAGGCTTTTGCCAAAGCCCGACTATCCTTCGCCTCGCACAGCCAACCACTTTTTCCTTCTTCTATCTCTTCGGGAATACCACCAACTTTTGTCGCAACCACCGGAACATGGGTAAAAATCGCTTCCAGGACTGACAAAGGCAAACCCTCACTTTCTGACGGTAAAGTGAAGACATCGGCAGCGTAATAAAAATTCAAAGTCTCTTCTCGTTCAATTTTTCCCAAAAAAGTCACCTCTTTCAACAGACCAAGGTATTTAACTTTGTTTCTTATTTTCTTCTCCATTAACTTATTTCCCCCACCCACTGAAAGCAGATGCACCTCTGGAATTTTTCGTTTGACTTCAACCAAGGCCTCCAACAAAGTTTCATAACCCTTGCCCGCGTTAATACGGGCATTGATACCAATCACTGGTTTTTTTTCCAAACCAAGCTTTTTCTTTGCAGTCAGCTTTTGCTCCTGCCTCGGAGGGACGAAAAAGTGCTCATCGACTCCGTTGTAAACGACTTTTATTTTTTCTTCTGAAACTGAAAAGTCAGCTAAATATTTTTTCAGAGCCTGACAATCAACCACCACCTGCTCACAAGAATTTAGTTTAGCAACAACTGCCTTTTTGAGAAGCGGGTTTTTTCGCAGCCAAGCGGGAAATTGAGGATGTTGGATATGAAGATGCGAAAAGCCCTTTTTTACCCTTTCAACCAAAACTAGCTCTTTGTAATCAAAGGTGATGACCAAATCTTTTTTGGTAGCCGAGGCAAGTTTCTCGGCCATTTTTTTCTGCAACAAAAGGTTTACCGGGTTAAAAAAATTCAAGCCTCGGTAACGACCAAAAGTACTTCCCAAACTAACTATCTCAGTTTCGACCCCAGCTTTTTCCATTGCCTTTTTAAATGGGCTTTTTTCGGAAGTAACAAATTTCGTCGGAAACTCTTTTTTTAAACTGGAGATCAAATCAAGAATTTGGTATTCTGCTCCACCAAAAAAAGGGGCACCGCTAACAAAGATAATCATAAACTTTATTTTACCAAGCCTTGGCTAGGTTTACTCCTTTTTCAGAGCCAACCTTGAGCTGGCCAATAGGAAACCGTAAAGAAACCAAGTGTGCGGATAGTAGAGAGTTGAGTTTGTCAGGTTCTGGAAACTCACCGCCAAGACTGCCGTCAAACTGCCCAAAACAACAAGTCTCATTTGCCAATCTTTACTTTGAAAGAGACTTAACAAAGCGCTGACAATGAGTGCGATGTTAAACCAAAGGAAGGCCCAAAAGCCAAAAACCCCGGTTTCGGCAAGAATCTGTAAATAAACATTGTGGGCTTGGACACGATCTCGTTTAGCTTCGGGAAGTTTGTAATCGTGATAGCGAAGCATGAAATTTTCCAAACCAACTCCGGTCAGCCAATTGGCTTTGACCATTTTAATACCGGCTTGCCAAATCTGCAGCCGTTCGGTGTTGGTTGTTGCTTCTGGATCAACACTTGAACTGATTCGCCTTTCCAAATCACTGACGTGGCTTCTGCCTCGCAAACCCCCAAACTGCAACGGCCCTATCGCAACCAACAAAACCACCAACATCACTAGACTAGTGAGCCCCACTACAGCAAATTTTGATAGCAAAGCCACAAGGTTAAAGCGCAAGATTACAGTCCCAAAAATGAAGATCAACAAAGCTCCCAACAAAGCAATCCAAGCAGCCCGAGAGAAAGTAATAGCCAAGGCTGATATCCCCGCCCCAACTAGGAAAATTCTCCACCAATTTTCTCTGGTCTTGTCTACCAAAACGGACAACCCAATTGGAAGTGAAACCAAAAGAAAATTCGCCAGAAAATTAGTGTGGTCAAAAATCCCTTTGGGGCGGGCAAAAGTTCCTGGATTTAGAATGTTGACCTTGGTATAAAAATCAATGTCCAAATAAAAAGCGACGAACTGATAAATTGCCACTACCGTAGTC contains:
- a CDS encoding glycosyltransferase; this encodes MFSKQPSVAIVNDFLNQYGGGERVVGALAEIWPEAQIYTSIYDKKLMDSWLKIDPSRIHTNLIQKLPFAHYLNKHYFFLYPLAFRLQKTDADIVISVSSYAAKFARAKKGGFHIAYINTPPRFLYGYDQELTGYRHRGFDKYLEPIYRLTVPVVKNLLRLADRAAMKKIDFVIANSEEIKKRIKDKYGVPATVLYPPVETARFASVPSIKDQVSRPNKFFYLIVSRLGGYKKIDIAVKAFNKLGYPLKIIGDGPALTTLKAMAEPNIEFLGRLADSQVAAYMKDCRALIFPTEEDFGIVPVEAQAAGKAVIAFGKGGALETIVEGKTGVFFSEQTEESIIEAVRKFEKMEFDPQEAKKQAEKFSKERFKEKMKLFVKEALQAKRSKTSL
- a CDS encoding glycosyltransferase family 39 protein codes for the protein MKLKLAIFSFVFILLSLAQINKITTREFVLDEYIWIPAGITFVDKLSHGEFEKTNLSTRPGVTVEIVTGTTTTLVRRLNNQKDLFTTQISENEIFVNRVVIGLILALLASLSFFPLSILLGQRNAALGTLLLGLNPLLIRLQAAWTDLFLALFLVLSLFCYLVFWEKKNKSFLFLSALAFGLALASKAFAIILIPSLALSSIWFNFNKENVKNALRSVFVVFAGGLAIVYLIYPFLWVKPFGLFFRYPELTNNFSTSVTDQYFGSFSVFFYPYNLFLYDFFLAVLVSLLLLPTILHLVRKRSWPNIIQFPVLFFLLNLVALLIVSQAKYLTHNTGQNIAGYRYFAPAVFSLILFLVASSAFVAEKVNFWGRKSSVPKIFPFLVLGYYLFEFFFWR
- a CDS encoding glycosyltransferase family 4 protein; this translates as MIIFVSGAPFFGGAEYQILDLISSLKKEFPTKFVTSEKSPFKKAMEKAGVETEIVSLGSTFGRYRGLNFFNPVNLLLQKKMAEKLASATKKDLVITFDYKELVLVERVKKGFSHLHIQHPQFPAWLRKNPLLKKAVVAKLNSCEQVVVDCQALKKYLADFSVSEEKIKVVYNGVDEHFFVPPRQEQKLTAKKKLGLEKKPVIGINARINAGKGYETLLEALVEVKRKIPEVHLLSVGGGNKLMEKKIRNKVKYLGLLKEVTFLGKIEREETLNFYYAADVFTLPSESEGLPLSVLEAIFTHVPVVATKVGGIPEEIEEGKSGWLCEAKDSRALAKALLEALDDKIKVEKFTQEAYSSALEKFTKSRMIEESGKLIREVLGKEGRSK
- a CDS encoding PKD domain-containing protein, with the translated sequence MGEEITQSLGQDAPHGYQLIINGAQDRQHERPKLFWPLAPFFRTSSQKMYNEKTVRLFSFLLLSLIVLSFPGSIFAHGSGPPILLMNGKYANNNPIFTSSTTDIPLGMDVAPENYLVNTQVKFSLTRKNLPAPKEVIDRSTFGWNFADGRQGSGLTVSHTFTKPGTYIVKITVKDPTQNTVFDLNTVQLNILPNKDYSLPQAKIKINGKLVADPLKDTFKVKKGDEIEFDASQSVGDGLSYQWDFGDGVAQRGKTIKHTYAADFFPSFPLLRVTDKNGLYNDTFAEFFGPEGGEGFFPNPAYKVNDSKTSSPTASANSKSKTDFPLLPALGIGGVVVFLTLTFYLTKLRRQVKNK
- a CDS encoding glycosyltransferase family 1 protein — protein: MKIAIDARFFGPEGTGIGRYVENLLNELVKIDTENEYVVLLRKNNYPLFNPESSNFKKVLTDAKWYSVKEQVVVPAVLTREKPDLVHFPHLNVPLLWGGKFVVTVHDTTTNEFGGSAATTRMKPIYFVKSAGYKIVANQAVKRASKILVPSEFIKKKVAASFGVKPSKIEVTYEAADQIFLSLGEKKVAEGQKKKVLESFGVRDPYLLYVGNLFPYKNIQVIFEALRLLEPKTKLVIVGARNRFTEKVQEEVKDLGLEDRVKFVGFVPNEELVILFQEALAFVFPSLSEGFGLPGLEAMACLCPVIAAKISSLPEVYATAAVYFDPHKPPELAKKVKEVAENKKLREGLTKAGQERVRQFSWRKMAEQTLAVYNQVGKKS
- a CDS encoding O-antigen ligase family protein — protein: MKNLQLLIQKIKEPRIFGPILIYLLLVLAAILKLNLAFLTLAVFLLVSFFYFKNYLLAFYLAVFSLSFDQIYISVGFSLKIHMVVFLITFLLLLYNHVKERRLPTLPPRAFSLPLVVFLAFALLSVYFALDQTRSLRFFANLVYDLTVFGIVFALVADSSRVLKTILALLLGTLVTTVVAIYQFVAFYLDIDFYTKVNILNPGTFARPKGIFDHTNFLANFLLVSLPIGLSVLVDKTRENWWRIFLVGAGISALAITFSRAAWIALLGALLIFIFGTVILRFNLVALLSKFAVVGLTSLVMLVVLLVAIGPLQFGGLRGRSHVSDLERRISSSVDPEATTNTERLQIWQAGIKMVKANWLTGVGLENFMLRYHDYKLPEAKRDRVQAHNVYLQILAETGVFGFWAFLWFNIALIVSALLSLFQSKDWQMRLVVLGSLTAVLAVSFQNLTNSTLYYPHTWFLYGFLLASSRLALKKE